Part of the Synechococcus sp. HK01-R genome is shown below.
TCGCGCGTTTGACCTCGGTCCCGATCTGCTGCATCCCTGGCTTGCTGACGTGCACAATCGCTCCCTGCCGGCGTGTGGCCGACGGTTTTTACTTGCCCAGGTGCTGCGCTTGCAGCGGGCAGGTGTTTGCTTGCTGTTTGCTTTGTGCTGGCCCTGGATCGCCCGGCGGATGCGTCCAGAGCTGCAAGGCCTGGTGACTCGTTTCATGGCCAGCGCCATGCCATGGATCGGTGGTTCTCGGTTCGTGCGCTTGCGTCAGGAGATGTTGGAGCAGCGCCCGAAACGGGTGCTGGCCCTGCTCACCAAAACCAACATCCTCTGCTGCGCGGCACTCTGGGATCAGCCGGTGCACCTGGTGGTGTCGGAGCGGAACGATCCCCGTCGCCAGAAGTTGGATCGACTCTGGAGTTGCCTGCGCCGCCTGTATTACCGCCGAGCCGATGTGGTGACAGCCAACACCGAAGGTGTGCTTGAAGCCCTCCAAGCGATGGGGAGTTGGCAACGCTTGGATCTGCTGCCTAACCCCCTCCCGGGTGGGCTGCATCTCCAGGAGAGCGCTGGGTCGGGCCAAGGCGAGCTGCAGGTCGCCAGCCGTGAACTGGAGGTGCTGGCGGTGGCACGGCTGGTGCCCCAGAAGGGGCTGGATCTGCTGATCCGAGCCTTCGCCTCCCTACCAGAGCCGGTTCGTGCCGGTTGGCGCCTCGTGCTGGTGGGTGATGGTCCAAAGCGCAGTGCGCTCAAGGCACTCGTGCACCAGAAGGGCATCGGTGATCATGTGGCCTTCGAAGGGTTCCAGGCGGACCCGCTTCGCTACATGCAGCAGGCCTCGATCTTTGCACTGCCCTCTCGCTTTGAAGGCATGCCCAATGCCCTGCTGGAGGCGATGGCCTCTGGACTGCCCTCCGTGGTGAGTGATGCGTCGCCGGGCCCCCTGGAGATGGTCTGCGATGGCCGTCAGGGGTTGGTGGTGCCGAACGAGAACGTGGACGCTTTCGCGGTGGCCCTGGAGCGTTTGATGGTGGACGAGTGTCTGCGCCTGCGGCTTGGGGCGGCAGCCCAGGACACCCTTCGCGCTCTCGACTGGGATGTGGTGGAGCCCCACTGGCGCTCGGTGCTGGCACTGCCGTGAGCATCGGCATCCCCGTGACGGCTCACCATCGGCTGCTGATGCTGGCGCCCACCCGTCGCGCCGCCAGCGAGACCTTCATCCGCGCCAACCTGGAGGGTTTGCCCTTCCAGGTCACGGCCGGTTTCGGGGACGAATGTCCCCTGGGTCGTCCCCTTGCTCTGGCCTATGGCCTGGCGATTGTGCTCAGCAAGCTTCTCACCCGCTTGCATCTGTTGCGTCTCGCGGGGATGCCCGCTGCTCTCGTGACTTGGCTGCTGATTCGCTGGAAGCGCCCTGAAGCGGTGCTGGTGGACTTCGGGTTTGAGGCGGTGCGGGTGATGGAGGCCTGCGCCTGGACCGGCGTTCCACTGGTGGTGCATTTCCGCGGATCGGACGCATCAGCCCGAGGCCGCCTTGGTTTGCTGAGGGGCCGCTACCGGCGGCTGCTGGCGATCGCCGCTGGGGTGGTGGTGAAATCACGGCCGATGGCCGAAACGCTCCTGGCCCTGGGTGCTCGCCCGGAGCGGCTGTTGATCAGTCCCTCGGGAGCTAATGCCCGGCTGTTCCATGGCAGCCATCCGGCCGAGATGCCACCGGTGTTGCTGGCGGTGGGGCGCTTCGTAGCGAAGAAGGGGCCTTTGCACACAATTCGTGCCTTTGCGCTGGTGTGTGAGGCCCTGGGGGCTGCAATGCCGACCTTGGCGCTCTGGATGGTGGGCGAGGGTCCGTTGCTGAGCGAGGCTCGCGCCCTGGTGAGGTCGTTGGACCTAGAGGGGCGAGTGCATTTCCTCGGCGTCCGCGGGCAGGACGAGGTGGCGCAGCTGATGCGGCAGGTGCGGGGCTTTGTGCAGCACTCCCTTGTGGCGCCTGACGGCGATAGCGAGGGCAATCCAGTGGCAGTGATGGAGGCGCAGCTCAGTGGGCTGCCGGTGGTGGCCACGCGCCATGCCGGCATTCCTGAGGTAGTGCTCGATGGCGAGAGCGGCCTGTTGGTGGACGAGGGGGATGAGCAGGCGATGGCCGAGGCGATCACGCGCCTGGTCGTCGATCCAGCCCTGGCGGCACGTCTGGGAGACTGCGGTCGGCGCCGCATCCAGGAGGGGTTCACGATCGACCACCACCTCCGCCAGCTCTCCGACCTGCTGTTGCAGGTGATGACGGAGGTTGAGCCATGAGCCGCAGACTTCTGCTGATCCGCGGCCTCGGCCATAGCGGCACCACGATTCTCGACTTGGCCCTCGGGGCCCATCCCCAGGTGGTGGGTCTGGGGGAAGCCGTCAGGATCCTGGCGACACCGGGTGCTGGTGAGGAGAAGCGCGGGCCTGCTCAGCTGCGCGGTGATCTGCGTTTTCAGCGCCGCTGCACCTGCGGAGCGCTTGCCGCCGACTGTGCGGTCTGGGGGCCGCTGCTTGCTTGGCTTCCCGCCCATGAAGCTCAGCCCTTGGCCGACAAGATGCAGCATCTGATGACCTCCTTGGAGGCAGCCACTGAGGCAGCGCCCACCTGGGTCGTGGATTCCTACCAGGGGGATTTCGTCTTGCCCTTTGATCAGGATGACGAGCTCGAGATTCGCATCCTGCATCTCACCCGCGACGTGCGTTCGTGGGTCCATTCCCGTTCCCGGGATGGGCGTCAGCGGGGCCAGTGGCTTCCTTGTCTGAAACCGTTGCTGCGCTGGTGCCGGATCAATGCTCGCCATGAGCGCTGGTTGCGCCGCTGTGGCAAGCCTGTGTTCCGGCTGGGTTATGAGGAGCTGGCCCTGCAGCCGGAGCCAAGCCTGCGCCGCCTTTGCGCCTGGCTGGAGATCCCATTCGATCAGCGGATGCTGGCACCCGCTAGCCATAGCAGCAGCCACGTGCTCGCTGGCAATCGGGTGCGTTTTGATCCGGAGCGCAGCGCTTCGATCCATTACGACGGCGCCTGGATGGCAGCCCCTGCAGGTTTGGCCCAGCTGGCCCTGGCCCTGCCTTGGGTGGCGGCCCTCAACCGCCGGCTTGTTTATTCCGCCACGGAGGATCCAGCGGGAGCCGACTTGCCAGCACCTCGGTAGCGGAAGATGCGTCCGCTGCCGGCTGGCTTAGCGCGATACACCTGGTCATAGCGATCGAGTTCCGCACCGAGGGAATCGAGATTCCCTCGGTCGATGCTGATCAGGACATCACCAGGTTTGGGGGTGTAGGTCTCCCCAGGGCGGATGCCATCGACCGTGGTGTAGGTACCTGTCTCGGGATCGAGAAAGATGAGGCGATCCACCTTGAAGCGATCCAGGTGACGTTTTCGTCGAAACCAGGATTTGGTGAAAATCAGATTCACCTCCTCCCCCCGACGTTTCGCTTTCGCTGTGAGGTCTTCGATTTTGTTGAAGGTTTTCAGCCAGGAGTGCTGTTTCGCTTTGATCGCACTGACCCGTTCGACGAAGCCATCCCCCCGCTGATGTTCAACGCCGAGCAGGCCAGCGCTGGCGGTCACGGCCACCAGGACCAGGGCTGCAGGTGAGGAGAGGCGTTGGCTGAGTGCGGGAGCGATCCAGGCACACCAGGCGAAGCTCAGATCGAGCACCGTCACCAGCTGCACCGGCAGGCTCATGTAGCTGCTGCCCTCGTAGCCAACGGCTGCGTAGAGCGCTGCCATGTAAATGACGGCCGCAGCATTGAGCCCATCGAGCAGGTTCGCCCCGCAGCGCCGACTGCTGATCAGGGCGATGCGTAGGCCGATGAAGGCGAACAGGATCCAGCAGCGCAGATCCCCGAGGAACCGGAAACCGTCATCGGAGCCATAGGCCTGCTTGCCGTGATAAAGGCTGGGTAGATAGCTCAGGTAGGTGTAAGCCAGGGCAAACACCACCAACAGGCTGATCAGCCAGAGCTCGAGGTTGTAGCTGCTCAGCCAGTCGCGCAGTCGTTGGCGGCTCAGCTGGCCGCCTGGAAAGGCCGGGTAGCGGTAGCGCGCCAGTCGTCCAGCCGCCCCAGCCACCAGGGTGAAGCCGGCGGGGGTGATGAACAACAGCACGCCGATGTCCTTGAAGAACAGCCCCACCAGGGCGAACAGCAGGCTGAAGCACCAGGCCTGGCGATGGCCTGATTCTTGGTAGCGGCAATAGAAGAAAGCGAAGGCCACGAAGCAGAGCATGAGCATCCGCTCGGCATAGATCAGTTGGAAGAATCCGAAGCCCGTGGCGGGTGCGACCAACAACAGCAGGCTGACAACCAATAGGAGATGACGGGGGCCTGACGGGGCAGCAGCCCGCGCACGATGCGAGTGGCCAGCACCACGATCGTGAACAGTTCAGCGGCACTCACCAGCATCCACACCTTCACGTAGGGGGTGAACCAGCTGAGAACGTGCAGGTCCTGATGGGCGAGCGGGAAGAAGCGGTAGTCATTGCGGCGCATGGTCTCCGCGATGAATTCGTGGCGGACCGAAAAGTTGTCGAGCAGGTGGTGATCAAGGATTCCGTCGTACCAGGCCACCAGTTCCGGGTAGAGCCAGCTGGTGCCGTTCACCATCGCCACCGTGTAGCCGATCCAGAGGATCAGCACCAAGGGATGCTCACGCGAGAACGTCAACAGCCGCTGTCCCCACATCCCCCGTTTGGGGGATGCCGACCGCTCAGCTCCCGGCTGATCGTGAGCGCGCAGTCCTACCCAGAGCAGCACCAGCACGGTGATGGCTAGGAGGGCCAGAGCGATGTCGTGGGAGGTGCGGTTGTAAAGGTAGAGAAGCTTCTCGCCAGCTTCACTGCGGGGAGAGGGCAGCCAGTCTTTGGCTTTCTGAAGCCATAGCCAGCTGCTGAAGGCACCCATCCCCAGAGCAGCGGCCAGGACCGTCAGCGGCACCCAGGGTTGGATGCGCCGTGAGATCGACTGCAGGGGCATGAAGGCTCAGCGGTGGCGGAAGATTCGCCCAGCACGTGTTGACGCGCTGTGGCGGTAGATCTCCGCGAAGGCCTCGCCATCCTGCCCGAGGTCGCTGCGTTCACGTTTGTCGATCGTCAGTAGAAAATCCCCCGCCTGGGGGATGTAAGGCTCTCCCTGGTCGATGCCCTCCACCACGGTGTAGGTCTTGCGCTGGCGGTGGTACTCGATCAGACGATCCACCGCCAGTGGCTTGAGGCTGTGTCGATTGAAATAGGAGCGCATGAAAATCACGTTCACAGGCTCCCCCTTCTCCCGGCTTTCGCGGCTGAGTGTTGCCATGGCATCGAAGGTTTCGCGCCATCGGAGCTGGGTGGTCTTGATCGTGTGAACGCGTTTGCTGAAGCTGTCGGAGCCACGCTGCTCGAGGCCAATCACCAGGAGGCTGGCGGCCAGCCCCAGGCTGGTGACCGCTGCTGAACCTGGGCGGCCTCTGAGCTGGGGAACCAGCCAGTGGCACCAGATGAAGCCGAGATCCATCACCGTGACCAGCTGCACCGGCAGGGTCCAGAAGCTGGCGTAGGGGTAGCCGACGCTGGCCCAGAGGGCCGCGGCATAGGCGATGGCTGCCAGGTTGAGCCCATCCAGCAGGTCCGTGCGCCGCTGCTTGCGCAGCAGCGGCAGCAGGCGCAGGCCGTTGAAGCTCACCAGGGTGATGAGGCGCCAGTCGGTGTCCAGGCTCCAGCGACCGCCAGCGGCGTTGCTCCGGGAGGGTGAACCAGCTCAGCAGGGCTGGTGTCACGAACAGCAGCAGGGCGATGTCTTTCACAAACACCCCCAACAGGGCGAAGGCCAGGGCGATCACAGCCAGCCCAACCAGATCAGCCAGCAGCCACTGTTTGCCGGCTTCGCTGCCGGCGGTGGGGATCAAAGCGTGCTGACGGCCGGCTGGTCGCCGACGGCGGCACGGATCGCCACCACCTGGGCTAGCAGTGCTTCCAGGCGATGGAGAGGAACCATGTTCGGGCCATCGCTCAGGCCCTTGTCGGGGTCAGGGTGCACCTCCATGAACAGGCCATCCACGCCAACCGCCGCTGCGGCCCTCGCCAGAGGCGCCACGAATTCCCGTTGGCCGCCGCTGCTGCTGCCTCG
Proteins encoded:
- a CDS encoding glycosyltransferase translates to MDDLWVVLPHFGAGGAQKVGLLAAEHFAAQGLKVSVLSLRHGHPIKHALPDGVRAFDLGPDLLHPWLADVHNRSLPACGRRFLLAQVLRLQRAGVCLLFALCWPWIARRMRPELQGLVTRFMASAMPWIGGSRFVRLRQEMLEQRPKRVLALLTKTNILCCAALWDQPVHLVVSERNDPRRQKLDRLWSCLRRLYYRRADVVTANTEGVLEALQAMGSWQRLDLLPNPLPGGLHLQESAGSGQGELQVASRELEVLAVARLVPQKGLDLLIRAFASLPEPVRAGWRLVLVGDGPKRSALKALVHQKGIGDHVAFEGFQADPLRYMQQASIFALPSRFEGMPNALLEAMASGLPSVVSDASPGPLEMVCDGRQGLVVPNENVDAFAVALERLMVDECLRLRLGAAAQDTLRALDWDVVEPHWRSVLALP
- a CDS encoding glycosyltransferase; the protein is MLAPTRRAASETFIRANLEGLPFQVTAGFGDECPLGRPLALAYGLAIVLSKLLTRLHLLRLAGMPAALVTWLLIRWKRPEAVLVDFGFEAVRVMEACAWTGVPLVVHFRGSDASARGRLGLLRGRYRRLLAIAAGVVVKSRPMAETLLALGARPERLLISPSGANARLFHGSHPAEMPPVLLAVGRFVAKKGPLHTIRAFALVCEALGAAMPTLALWMVGEGPLLSEARALVRSLDLEGRVHFLGVRGQDEVAQLMRQVRGFVQHSLVAPDGDSEGNPVAVMEAQLSGLPVVATRHAGIPEVVLDGESGLLVDEGDEQAMAEAITRLVVDPALAARLGDCGRRRIQEGFTIDHHLRQLSDLLLQVMTEVEP
- a CDS encoding sulfotransferase, with product MSRRLLLIRGLGHSGTTILDLALGAHPQVVGLGEAVRILATPGAGEEKRGPAQLRGDLRFQRRCTCGALAADCAVWGPLLAWLPAHEAQPLADKMQHLMTSLEAATEAAPTWVVDSYQGDFVLPFDQDDELEIRILHLTRDVRSWVHSRSRDGRQRGQWLPCLKPLLRWCRINARHERWLRRCGKPVFRLGYEELALQPEPSLRRLCAWLEIPFDQRMLAPASHSSSHVLAGNRVRFDPERSASIHYDGAWMAAPAGLAQLALALPWVAALNRRLVYSATEDPAGADLPAPR